One part of the Ignavibacteriales bacterium genome encodes these proteins:
- a CDS encoding transposase: MKYLPDNYYHIYNRGNDGHRIFLEPENYAFFLRRLRKYCDRPPAQLVAYALMPNHYHAIVLLDGTSDFSNVLRAFTTSYVRAFNTWHGRVGYLYQGNTKAKLIDSDEYLIHLCRYIHLNPVRAHLADCPEQWKYSDYREWISDSTPSKKRCVKVRSMNFESGPQYQAFVMDYAAEERMRAEIEGRLFDESR, translated from the coding sequence ATGAAGTACCTTCCCGACAACTACTACCATATCTACAATCGTGGAAACGACGGTCATCGGATATTCCTCGAACCGGAGAACTACGCGTTCTTCCTTCGGCGCTTACGCAAGTATTGTGACCGACCTCCCGCACAACTTGTTGCCTACGCTCTCATGCCCAATCACTACCATGCAATCGTATTACTCGATGGTACTTCAGACTTTTCGAATGTCTTGAGAGCGTTCACCACATCATATGTCCGGGCATTCAACACGTGGCATGGTCGAGTCGGGTATCTCTACCAGGGCAATACAAAGGCGAAGTTGATTGATAGCGATGAGTATCTGATTCATCTTTGTCGCTATATCCACCTCAACCCTGTCAGGGCTCACCTGGCGGATTGTCCTGAGCAATGGAAATATTCGGATTATCGTGAGTGGATCTCAGACTCTACTCCTAGCAAGAAGAGATGTGTGAAGGTGAGATCGATGAATTTTGAATCTGGCCCGCAGTATCAGGCCTTTGTGATGGACTATGCAGCTGAGGAGAGGATGAGGGCCGAAATCGAGGGGAGGCTGTTTGACGAGTCCAGGTAG